Proteins from a genomic interval of Chionomys nivalis chromosome 7, mChiNiv1.1, whole genome shotgun sequence:
- the Tnfrsf13b gene encoding tumor necrosis factor receptor superfamily member 13B — MANCPKEQYWDSLTKTCVSCVSCSQRSQRSCTDLCKFLSCRREHGKYYDHLLGVCMSCDSTCTQHPLQCAHFCEKKARSQMNLQPELRRPQAGEVEASLGNSGRHQGVEHGGLQTGSASTGLRVSSDQLALVYCTLGLCLCAIFCCFLVALACFLRRREPLPKQCSGPCVSQAKSPHCPATEACSEVALPPQPVETCSFCFPERRSPTQESTRTLGTLGLAGTAAPQPCARASLGIVRVPIGDAGPGA; from the exons ATGGCAAACTGCCCCAAAGAGCAGTACTGGGACTCCTTGACCAAAACCTGTGTCTCCTGCGTCTCCTGCAGCCAGAGGAGCCAGCGCAGCTGTACAGACTTGTGCA AGTTCCTCAGTTGCCGCAGAGAGCATGGCAAGTACTACGACCATCTCCTGGGGGTCTGCATGAGCTGCGACTCCACCTGCACGCAGCACCCTCTGCAGTGCGCACACTTCTGTGAGAAAAAGGCCAGAAGCCAGATGAACCTCCAGCCCGAGCTCAGGAGACCACAGGCCGGGGAAGTGGAAGCCAGTCTAGGCAACTCAGGAAGGCACCAAGGAGTAGAACACGGAGGCTTGCAGACAGGATCAG CATCCACAGGACTGAGGGTGAGCAGCGACCAGTTGGCCCTTGTCTACTGCACACTGGGGCTCTGCCTCTGTGCCATCTTCTGCTGTTTCTTGGTGGCATTGGCCTGCTTCCTCCGGCGTAGAGAGCCGCTTCCTAAGCAGTGTTCAGGGCCGTGTGTGTCCCAGGCAAAGTCTCCCCACT GCCCCGCGACAGAGGCTTGCAGTGAGGTGGCCTTGCCACCCCAGCCTGTCGAGACATGTAGCTTCTGCTTCCCGGAGCGCAGATCGCCCACACAGGAGAGCACTCGTACGCTCGGGACTCTCGGCTTAGCAGGAACCGCTGCTCCGCAGCCCTGTGCGCGTGCATCGCTTGGCATCGTGCGCGTGCCCATCGGAGATGCTGGTCCAGGAGCTTGA